A genomic segment from Brevundimonas mediterranea encodes:
- a CDS encoding arginyltransferase: MTQHVPTRQLRFFMTSVAPCPYLPGKTERKVFANLPFSDGAHVNDELTIAGFRRSQNIAYRPACEACDACVSVRLPVPEFAFTRSQRKVLTRNADLSRSLVEAEATTEQFQLLRRYLTTRHPTGGMSDMGWLDYVAMVEDTTVRTHLIEYRLASTDGGPGDLVAVTLTDLLKDGLSMVYSFYDPTMERRSLGRFAILDHIRQAAQVGLPFVYLGYWVQGSDKMDYKSGFRPMEVLGKLGWARLQD, translated from the coding sequence GTGACGCAGCATGTTCCGACACGACAGCTCCGGTTCTTCATGACCTCGGTCGCGCCGTGTCCCTATCTGCCCGGCAAGACCGAGCGCAAGGTCTTCGCCAACCTGCCCTTTTCGGACGGCGCCCACGTCAATGACGAACTGACCATCGCCGGTTTTCGCCGTAGTCAGAACATCGCCTATCGCCCGGCCTGCGAAGCCTGTGACGCCTGTGTTTCGGTCCGCCTGCCCGTGCCCGAGTTCGCCTTCACCCGGTCGCAGCGCAAGGTTCTGACCCGCAACGCGGATCTGTCGCGCAGCCTGGTCGAGGCCGAGGCCACGACCGAACAGTTCCAGCTGCTGCGCCGCTATCTGACCACCCGCCACCCGACCGGCGGCATGAGCGACATGGGCTGGCTCGACTATGTCGCCATGGTCGAGGACACGACGGTTCGCACCCATCTGATCGAATATCGCCTGGCCTCGACCGACGGCGGACCGGGCGATCTGGTCGCCGTCACCCTGACCGACCTGCTGAAGGACGGTCTGTCGATGGTCTACAGCTTCTATGATCCGACGATGGAGCGCCGCAGCCTGGGCCGGTTCGCCATTCTCGATCACATCCGCCAGGCGGCCCAGGTCGGCCTGCCCTTCGTCTATCTGGGCTACTGGGTCCAGGGCTCCGACAAGATGGACTACAAGTCGGGCTTTCGCCCGATGGAAGTGCTGGGCAAGCTCGGCTGGGCGCGGCTGCAGGACTAG
- a CDS encoding flagellar motor protein MotB, which produces MSVSDRPILIKKVKKVSGGGHHGGAWKVAYADFVTAMMAFFLLMWLINTTDPEQKKGIAEYFAPASVSETTSGSGGILGGTALGDDGPKSSGSQSVLEQLAPEAPADATTAGSSTNLASASEAALQAEIQKREAAEFASAAESLRQAMQSMPELAELSKQLIVDQTPEGLRIQLVDQEGRSMFDNNSARPNARAQVLLRAVAKVINQLPNRISITGHTSATPGSNRASGPADWTLSSERANGSRLVLQSAGVDADRVYSVAGKAGSDPLYPDDPTLAGNRRIAIVLLREAPVLPMDTSL; this is translated from the coding sequence ATGTCCGTGAGCGATCGTCCGATCCTCATCAAGAAGGTCAAGAAGGTCTCCGGCGGCGGCCACCATGGCGGCGCCTGGAAGGTGGCCTATGCGGACTTCGTGACCGCCATGATGGCATTCTTCCTGCTGATGTGGCTGATCAACACGACCGATCCGGAGCAGAAGAAAGGCATAGCCGAGTATTTCGCTCCGGCCAGCGTTTCCGAAACCACCTCCGGATCGGGCGGCATACTGGGCGGCACGGCCCTGGGCGACGACGGCCCCAAGAGCTCCGGATCCCAGTCGGTGCTTGAGCAACTCGCGCCCGAGGCCCCGGCCGACGCCACGACCGCCGGATCCAGCACCAATCTCGCATCGGCCAGCGAGGCCGCGCTCCAGGCCGAGATCCAGAAGCGCGAGGCGGCGGAGTTCGCCAGCGCCGCCGAATCCCTGCGTCAGGCCATGCAGTCGATGCCGGAACTGGCCGAGCTGTCGAAACAGCTGATCGTCGATCAGACGCCCGAGGGCCTGCGCATCCAGTTGGTCGATCAGGAGGGCCGCTCGATGTTCGACAACAACTCGGCCCGGCCGAACGCCCGGGCTCAGGTCCTGCTGCGCGCCGTGGCCAAAGTCATCAACCAACTGCCGAACCGCATCTCCATCACCGGCCACACCAGCGCCACGCCCGGCTCCAATCGCGCCAGCGGTCCGGCCGACTGGACCCTGTCCTCGGAACGGGCCAACGGCTCGCGTCTGGTGCTTCAGAGCGCCGGCGTGGACGCCGACCGGGTCTATTCCGTCGCCGGCAAAGCGGGTTCGGACCCCCTCTATCCCGACGACCCGACCCTGGCCGGCAACCGCCGCATCGCCATCGTCCTGCTGCGCGAGGCGCCGGTCCTGCCGATGGACACCTCGCTGTGA